CAGCAGATCGATAAGCTTGAGGGCGAAATCCATCGCCGTACCCGGCCCCTGGCTGGTAAGCAAATTCACACGCGGATCCCATACTACGCGTTTCTCAACCCATTTCTCTTCAGGGATTTTATCTTTCAGGCCAGGGAAGCCGGTCATATTGCCGACGGGAAACAGGTCGTGCGGCACCAGCACCGTACCCGCAGCGGCGCAGATGGCTGCAACGATGCGTCCGGAAAGGTGAAATTGCTGTACGGTTTCTACCAGCAGCGGGCTATCGCGAAAAGCCTCCGCACCTTTCAGGCCGCCCGGCAGAACGATGGCGTCAAAATGGCTATCTGCGACCTCTACCAGTCTGCTGTCTGCCAGCAGCCTGACGCCGCGTGAGCAGACGATCTGCCGCTCGCCATCGCCATTCACGCTGGCGGTGGTAACATTGATGCCCGCCCGCACCAGCAGATCGATTACCGTAACCGCTTCGATCTCTTCAGTGCCATGTGCCAGGCAGACCAGCGCCGATACGTTCGCGCTCATAATCTTGCTCCTTTCGCTTAATCAATTCATACAGCCGGCTGTTTTCCGGCGTGGCGATGCCCTGTGCCCGTGCCCGCTGCAACAGGTAACCGGTAATGTAATCTATTTCAGTACGCCGCTGCGCCCGA
The sequence above is a segment of the Mixta intestinalis genome. Coding sequences within it:
- the yajL gene encoding protein deglycase YajL, which encodes MSANVSALVCLAHGTEEIEAVTVIDLLVRAGINVTTASVNGDGERQIVCSRGVRLLADSRLVEVADSHFDAIVLPGGLKGAEAFRDSPLLVETVQQFHLSGRIVAAICAAAGTVLVPHDLFPVGNMTGFPGLKDKIPEEKWVEKRVVWDPRVNLLTSQGPGTAMDFALKLIDLLVGKEKAREVAEQLVLAAGIYAYQD